A single region of the Bacteroidota bacterium genome encodes:
- a CDS encoding SprB repeat-containing protein encodes MRKLLLIPVIFLFNHVLNAQGIVAYPDTTICSAQPVWLHADVDGSFGTATYEYQSIPYAPEPVGGTVHNMVDDTHVGPFSIGFDFCYFGQIYDKFYIASNGWISFLAPSGGMDVNWTPDGPIPDAAADVPKAAIFAPWTDWHSGLCTNCIYHEVVGVAPNRKLIVSYDDVPLFSCTGFLGSFQIVLYETSNKIENHLTHVDVCPGWDLGIATQGILNEDGTQGYAVVGRNATDWSADDESWVWLPSAITWYETATGTVIGTGDSIEVNPASTTSYTAEVTLCDGTTYSDEVIVTISTPYDVGVDIQNIVCNGDNNAWIDVDVTGNTNPVSYIWSTGSVEDSIYDLGPGVYTITIQEVDGCAYVQEITLTEPPLLTLDTVATVDVTCFGGSDGQDSSTAAAVLHHIYLRMMVLTGKQTAIFLRWKPVYIHLP; translated from the coding sequence ATGCGAAAACTCCTCCTCATCCCGGTTATTTTTTTGTTTAATCATGTGTTAAACGCTCAGGGCATCGTAGCTTATCCCGATACCACCATTTGCAGTGCCCAGCCGGTTTGGCTGCATGCCGATGTAGATGGCAGTTTCGGAACAGCAACCTACGAATATCAATCTATCCCATACGCCCCCGAACCCGTTGGTGGCACTGTGCATAATATGGTAGATGATACCCACGTTGGCCCGTTTTCCATCGGCTTCGATTTTTGTTATTTCGGTCAGATATATGATAAATTTTATATCGCTTCCAATGGATGGATTAGTTTTTTAGCGCCCTCCGGCGGAATGGATGTAAACTGGACACCCGACGGGCCTATTCCGGATGCGGCAGCAGATGTGCCAAAAGCTGCAATTTTTGCGCCCTGGACCGACTGGCATTCGGGTTTATGTACAAATTGTATTTATCACGAAGTAGTTGGTGTGGCGCCAAATCGTAAATTGATTGTGAGTTATGATGATGTGCCGCTGTTTTCATGCACCGGTTTTCTTGGTTCGTTTCAGATTGTGCTTTACGAAACTTCCAATAAAATAGAAAATCACCTGACACATGTTGATGTTTGTCCGGGATGGGATTTAGGTATCGCCACCCAGGGCATTTTAAATGAAGATGGCACTCAGGGGTATGCTGTTGTGGGCAGAAATGCAACCGACTGGTCGGCAGATGATGAAAGTTGGGTATGGTTGCCAAGTGCAATTACCTGGTATGAAACTGCAACCGGCACTGTAATCGGAACGGGTGACAGTATTGAAGTGAATCCCGCGTCCACAACTAGTTATACAGCAGAGGTTACCTTATGCGATGGCACTACATACAGCGATGAAGTTATTGTAACCATTTCCACCCCTTATGATGTTGGCGTGGATATTCAGAATATAGTTTGTAACGGAGATAATAATGCCTGGATAGATGTTGATGTAACCGGAAATACTAATCCGGTAAGTTACATTTGGTCAACAGGATCGGTTGAAGACAGTATTTATGACTTAGGTCCGGGTGTTTACACAATTACCATTCAGGAAGTAGACGGATGTGCTTATGTGCAGGAAATTACCCTGACGGAACCACCATTATTAACGCTTGACACGGTTGCAACAGTTGATGTTACTTGTTTTGGGGGTAGTGATGGTCAGGATAGCTCAACGGCGGCGGCGGTGTTACACCATATATATTTACGTATGATGGTACTAACTGGCAAACAGACAGCAATTTTCTTGCGATGGAAGCCGGTTTATATACATTTACCGTAA
- a CDS encoding gliding motility-associated C-terminal domain-containing protein has translation MEAGLYTFTVKDANGCTQTFDNIIVSQPEPTVVDAGPNFTIEYGSSVIIQAATAINPIISIVWEPAEGLSCTDCMQPTAQPTFNTVYYITITDENGCEAVDSMYVWVNIDFNVPNAFTPNGDGLNDMFNIQTDLLISYHITIYNRWGELVFTSDDIGKGWDGNVNDKPQEIGTYIYYIESVTTLNTPLKKPHHNLTPVGYKA, from the coding sequence ATGGAAGCCGGTTTATATACATTTACCGTAAAGGATGCTAATGGTTGTACACAAACATTTGACAACATTATTGTATCTCAACCTGAACCAACGGTTGTAGATGCAGGCCCGAATTTTACTATTGAATACGGCAGTTCGGTTATTATTCAGGCAGCTACTGCCATTAACCCGATTATAAGTATTGTATGGGAACCCGCTGAAGGATTGTCGTGCACCGATTGTATGCAACCCACAGCACAGCCAACTTTTAATACCGTTTATTATATTACGATTACGGATGAAAATGGATGCGAAGCGGTAGATTCAATGTATGTTTGGGTAAATATTGATTTTAATGTGCCCAACGCTTTTACACCAAACGGTGATGGTTTAAACGATATGTTTAATATTCAAACCGATTTACTGATTTCTTACCATATTACAATATATAACCGCTGGGGCGAATTAGTATTTACTTCTGATGATATCGGCAAGGGTTGGGACGGCAATGTAAATGACAAACCACAGGAAATTGGCACCTATATATATTATATAGAATCGGTAACAACGCTGAACACGCCGCTTAAAAAACCGCACCATAACCTTACTCCGGTAGGCTATAAGGCCTGA